From Treponema sp. OMZ 787:
AAATGAAATAGACAGCAGGCGTGTTAGGACAAACTGTACTATTCCCTATGGTTTAAAGTTAAAAGCAGAACAACAAGGTATAAATTTTTCTCAAGTCTTGGAAACGTCATTAAAAGAATTGGTATTATGAGAAATACAAAACCAGCCTTTTGAGCAAAAGGACTTGTGTATATTTATTCATTTTAGAATAAATATAAGCATAAAATTAAGAAAAAACAGGACACCGGCTATCGAAATATATAAGCGGAATGGTTTTAGGAAGAACCAAAGGCTATCAATAACCAAGCTTATAGGTGCAAAGAGCCTAAAATCTTAGCCGCAAGCCGGAAAAGAAAAATGGGAACTAAAATTTCTATAACAAACATAGCACACCCTTCAACAAAATCAAGTTTAAATTCTATCCATTTTTTCGTTTAAGGCCTTTTCGACTATGGGAGGAACCATCCCGGAAAGGTTGCCCTTGAAGGCTGCCAATTCCTTTATGGAGCTTGAACGCAATACAAAGTACTTTGTGTCGGGAACCATAAAAACGGTTTCTATCTTTTGATTTAAGCCCTTATTCATCACGGCAAGATCGAATTCGTAGGAAAAATCGGAAACGTTCCGCACTCCGCGGATTAAAACATTTGCCCCGATTTTTTCGGCATAATTTACTATCAGCGAATTCCAAGTATTTACAAAAACATTATCCCATTTTTGGGTAAGTTCTTCCATCATATTTTTACGCTCTTCGCCCGAAAACAAGTAGTTTTTGTTATTATTTACGGCGATTACTACATGCACCTCGGTGAATATCTTTTGAGCTCTTTCAATTACGTTTAAATGCCCGAAGGTGGGCGGATCAAATGACCCTGCAAAAACAGCTTTTACCATTGGCCTACTCTAACATATTATGGGGGCTTTAATCAAGGTATAAATTATTTTTCATAGTGGTATCTAAAAGAAATAAATACCAACTGCCGCCTTTCTACTTGATATACTATTCATAGTTTATTCATCTTGCAGCAACTAGCGGTTTTGTATTTTCCCAGCTCTATGCTGTTCAATTGATTTTAGTAAATGATCCGCATTCGCTTCATTTTTAAGCAAATAATCGGTTTCAATAAGGCTGTTATACTCACGTACCGGCAAAAGAACCACATTTTCCGAATTTTTCCTTGATACTATCAATGGTTCATAGTCATTATAAACTTTGTCCATATATGCTTTTAGATTGCGGCGTAAATCCGAATATGTAATCGTGTCCATAGCTTCCCCCATATAAGTACAATATATCGTACTTATGAAAAAAATCAAGTCTCATTTAGTCATGTTTATTATATGATACTAAAAAATGCGGATTTAAAGAAGAGACTATCCGGCATATTCTAAGAAAAAATGATAGTCATAAAAAATAAAAAGCCTTAACACAAGAGCAAAACATCAGTTCAATTGAATTTTTCCTTGTGTTAAATTATAATACGGGCTATGAAGTTCGAAATAATAATACTTGACTATGGAAAGAGAAGCTCTTATTTTACATTGAATTTTATGAAAAATTAAAAGACCAGCTAAAAATAAGTGAAAATATATTTTAACCGGTAAAGCATATCTCGTAATAAATCCTTTGTATAGAGGTTCCAAAATCTTGCTAAAAATCCTATATTGTGCTATTATATGCAAATGATGAAAAGAAAATTTGTACAAAAACTTTGTTGTTTTATTCTTATTTTAATATTTTCTCAAGGCCTAGCCCCTGTTTTTGCCCAAGAAAATGACAAGTCAATTAAAGAAATAAGATCCGATGCCATGGATTTTTATAGAAACGAAATCGCAGCAGCCTCACTAAACGAAATTTCTGCCGAAAATTTAGGTGTTTGGCAGGAAGTGCTCAATGCCTCTCTTTTTATGCTTATAAGAAATAATGAGCTTTACCGAGGTAGGATGCGCCTTATTATTGAAGAAAGTCAAATAATCAAATGTAAAATTTACCCTGACGGAACTATCCTTGTAAGCACCGGTTTATTAGACTATATTGAAGCGAAAATTGCAGAAAATTTGGTTGCCTCGCCAAGAAGAATAAAAAACTTAAACATTGAAAGAGAAAAAATGCTATCCGCCTTTTTAGCCCATGCAGCGGCATCTTTTGCCCTTGACAATAAGCCGGTCTATTTTTCTGATCCGAGAAGAAGCGAAGAAAAAAACGGCGAACTTTTAAAAGCATATAATTTAACGGCAGACAGCTTTAGCCTAATCCTTTTAAAACTTGCAGGATACGATTCAAACATTTTTTATAATCATCTTGAAGAACTAAAAAGAATTCAAACGGATCCTAATTACGCAAAAAGATTTGAAACTTTTTTTACCGAAAATTTTTCACCTCAACAGCGTATAAGTAATTTGCTTAAACACAAGGATGAAGCAGAAGCAATTGCCGATGAAATTTTCTATGTGCTTGATGCCGTTAGAAGCGATGATGAAAATGCCGTTGAAGATGCAAAACAAAGAATCTCAGCCCTGCGGACTTCCTTCCCGAACAATATGTATTTTAAAAGACTGGCAGCAATAGCAGCCCATAAAAAATGGGAGGCAGGACTTTCAAAAGAAAACCTTTTGACTGCCTACCCTGCAGGAATGAAGACTTCAAAAAAACTAAACACCAAATATGAAATTTTAAATTTTGACCCGAAAAGCCTTTTGATAAACCAAATAAAAAAAGATGAAACGGGCATTCCCGGAAATATAAACGATTATGATGAAGCAGTAAGGGCTTATAAAAGCTATCTCAATTCAATCGGAGAATCGGGGATGGAGTCATCCTATGCAATGCTTCTTTTTTATTCTCCCAATATCAACGATAAAGCCGAAGCCCTTTCTCTTGCAGAAAAAGCGTACTTAAGCGAAAGCGGAACGGAAAGTATGATTGCAGGCACAAACTATGCTTCGCTTTTATACCTTTCACAAAAAGATTATACCAAGGCAAAGCTCCTTTTGGAGCCGATGATAAAAAATACGGCAGCAAATGCAGACAGCCTGTTTTTAATTACGGGAAGCATGATAGATAAGAGAATTATTATTTTTAATTATGCAAGAATGCTTTTTGGTTTAGGCGAAGTGAACAAGGCCTTAAAGGCAAGAGAACAATTACGCAATTTAATTTTCTCTATGGAAAAATACTCGCCCATTATCTTAAAAAAGATTAAACTCGAAGACACCACAGATGATCTGATTGAGCATTGGGGAAAACCTTCAGGAATAAAATACAATTATTTTTCCGAAAAATGGTTCTATGATTTTTTAAATGCCGAGGTTTCGATTTCGACTTCAACAAACAACAATATAGAAAAAATTTCGATTTTTACAGGCTCTACTTTGTCATTGCCGAATGACTTAAGAATAGGTGAAAGCAGAAAATCGTTTGAAAGTTTTTTCGGCCCCTCTCTTTATATATCAGGAGATTTGGAAAACTATTTTTATAAGGCAAATAAAATTCAGGTTCTCTATTTAAACGACTTTATAAGACAGATTTTTATCACAAAACTTGAATCCTAATTATTTGCCATAGTTTATTTTAAGGAATAAAAATGAATACAAATGCAATCGTCCTATATAAAAACCGTCCGGCACTAATAAAAGGACAGACCGACGGTAAATTTGAAATAGAAACGGAAAACGGAATCAAAAAGGTGCGCGAAAAAGATTTTTCTCTCTTAGCCGAAAATAACTCCGCATCATTAAAAACAGTTTTGGCAGCTGCCTGCCCTGCGCCGGATTTTATGGAAGCTGCCGAGTTTTTTGAAGAAGGCGCTGCCCTCTTTTCGGAAATAGCCGAACTGGTTTGGGAAGATCTAAAACCCGAACAAATGTGGGCTGCATGGCTTTTGGTATCAGCCTCTCCTCTTTTTATTGCAGAAAGCCCTGACCTTCCGATTAAGATAAGAACAAAGGAAGAAGCCGAAGCAATCGCCGCTGCTGCAATAAAAAAAGAAACCGAAAAACAAGCGGAAGAGCAAGAAAGAAAAGACTTTATAAACGATTTATCTAAATTTATAAAAGAAAAAAAAGGAGAAACTTTCGACTTAAAAAAATATTCTCACTTTTTGCAGGAAATAGAAGCCCTCGCCTTGGAAAAAACCGACAAGTCCAAACTCTTAAATGAGGCTCACTTAAAAGAAACTCCGGAATCGGCTCATAAGATTTTAATCCGGACAGGCTATTGGAAGATCGAAAAAAATCCTTACCCCACCCGCTTTAAGCATCCTTTAAATTCTCCAAAGCTGGACCTGCCTCCTATCGAGCATAACGAAAAATACGAAGACCTCACACATCTTACAGCCTATGCAATCGACAATGAAGGCAGCACCGATCCCGACGATGCCGTCTGCTTTGACGGAGAACACTTATGGATTCATATTGCGAACCCGGCCGACATAATTACCCCCGATTCCAAAAGCGATATGGATGCAAGAAAACGGGGAGCCACCCTCTACATTCCTGAAGGAGTGTCCCGAATGTTGGGAGAATCGGCAGTAGATGCCTTTGCCCTCGGTCTCCACCCCGATTCCTATGCCCTGTCGTTTAAACTAAAATTAAACGAGGCGGCGGAAATTCTCGACGTAGATATTTTGCGTACCAAGATAAGGGTGAGCTGTATAAGTTTTGAAAAGGCTGATGAAGAAAAGACGAGTGCAAGCCTAAAGCCTCTTTTTGAAATAGCGGAAAAAAACAGAAAAAAACGGGAAGCGGCCGGAGCAGTTTCGATAGACATGCCCGAAGTTCAAATAAAGGTAGAAACCGAAAATGAAACTCAAAAAGTTTTTATAAACCCCTATAATTTTACCGAATCTTTTTTGATGATAAAGGAAATGATGCTCCTTGCAGGAGAGGCAGCTGCCCGCTTTGCCTTTAAAAACAATATTCCGTTTCAGTTTGTAAGTCAGGAAGCTCCCGAACTTCCTAAAAAACTACCCGATGGCCTTGCAGGAGAATACAGAAAACGAAAGGCGATGCGGCCGAGAAATGTCGGCACAATTCCTGCAATGCACTCGGCTCTCGGAATTGCAATGTATAGCCAAATTACAAGCCCTCTCCGCCGCTACGGCGACTTGGTTGCCCACCAACAGCTTTTAAAATTTATCGATGGAAAAGAGGTGATGAAAACCGATGACCTTCTTATGCGTATAGCGGCAGGAGACATTGCAGGCAAAAATTGTTCTTATGCCGAAAGAGCATCCCGCCAACACTGGACATTGATCTATCTTTTACAAAATCCTGACTGGCAGGGAGAAGCCGTAATCCTCGAAACAATAAAAAACACGGCACGCATTTCAATTCCGTCTATCGGCTATGAAACCGAGATGAGATTAAAAAAAGAATTATCGATTAACGAGCGCATAAATGTAAAAGCGGAGGATATAGATATTCCGAATCTGGCTGTAAGATTTGTGCAAGTGTAAATAATTGGTGGAGGTTTTTAATGAGTGATTTTTCTAAAAACAGAGATGATAGGGTTATATTGATTGCATCAAAAGAAAAATTGGAAAATTTAAACAATCAAATTGATTGGACTAAATTAGCGTCTGATGCAGCTAAAATTATAGGTTCAAGTATAGCTATAGGATCAACTCTATCGTTATCTTTTCCTTTTTCAATGATTGGAGGTATTTCAAGTTTAGTAACAATAGGAACTAATGTTATTTCAAGTTATTTTTTATCAAATGAAAAAAATAACATTTTTCAACAATATAAAAAGAAATTTCCATATCCTGTTGTAAATATAAATGCTATTCCTTCTGAGCTAAAATTTCCTCCTCAACATCCTGTTGACGGAGTCTTATATGCAAGCAGCGATTGCGATTGTAAAACTTATATACCTTTTTATGATTTTCATAGATACATGAGAGATTACAAATTATCAGACTTCATTGATATGTGTGCGGGTCTTGGTGCACGGTATTGTAAGGTGTTATATGCAGAAGAAGATGGTAAAAACATAACAGAAAGCTTAAAATTAAGCAATATTCCAACAAGTGCAGGAAACTTAAACATCCAACAATCTGCATCATTTTCATCCCAACATAATTTTTCCTGCAATTATCAATATTCATTTAACAAGCCAACAGCAATTAGAGAAAGTCATAGCCTATGGCTAAACTCTGAACCTTCTTGGAAAAAATTACAAGAGATGAGACTAAAAAATGATGTAAGTACATACAATGCCGACTTTACATATTTAGATGAAATGGGGATAACAGGAGATTTAGCTGTATCATTAGTAAATATTGGTTTAAATTTAGGCGGAGAATTCAGAAAAATTGTTAAAACAATATATAAATTTGAAGTTGTTTTTTGGGAAAAATAAGTTTTGAAATATAAATAAAAAGGATTCTACAGTGCAAAATGTTTTTTATTCTTTAAGAGAATTGGATAAAAGAGCCGAAGAAGATTTTAATTTAAAAAACGGAATCTTAATGGAAAATGCCGCCCGCGGTTCCGCAGAAAAAATTAAAAATCTTTTTCCCCTAAAAAAAGGAGAAGCAAAAAAAACTTTACAAATTCTTTGCGGTTCAGGCGACAACGGCGGGGACGGTTTAGCCCTTGCAAGAATCTTGGCAGATGATTTTAATCTTCATGTTGTACTTTTAAAAGAACCTAAGTCGGAACTGTGTAAGCTCCAACACGAAAGATTAAAAGCCTTGAATATTAAAACAGCAAAAAACATCTTGCCCGAATCGGATTTTCTTTTTGATGCATTTTTAGGAACAGGCTTAAAAGGATTTTTAAAAGACGAAGATAAAAAAACAATAGAAAAGATAAATAAGGTCAAGGCTTTTAAGATTGCCTGCGATATACCGAGCGGCTTAAACCTTGACGGAGAAGCAAGTCCCGATGCTGTTGTATGTAACAGTACATTTTCGATGGGAGCCTTAAAGGAAGCCTTTTACTCCGATGAGGCAAAGGATATTACGGGAAAAATCGAAGTGATAGACCTTGGCCTCCCCCGCTCCTCCTACGAGCAAAACGAAAGGCCCGATGTTTTTTTACTCGAAAAAGAAGACTTAAAGCTCCCTTCAAGGAAAAAACAAAACACCCATAAGGGAACTTTTGGGCATGCAGGAATAATTATGGGAGAAAAAAGCGGAGCCTCTCTTTTGGCTGCCTCTGCCGCCTTGGAGTTCGGCTCAGGCCTTGTAACATTGATAGGGGGAAATCCGGAAAGGCCTAAAAACCTAAAGGCCGATTTTATGTATGACAGAAAATCTGAAGCCTGCAAATCAGGCATAAATAAATTTACAAGCCTAGCCATAGGTCAAGGCCTTGGAAGAAAAAACGACGAGCTTTTTTCTATTCTAAAAATAAAGGAAAACCGATCAATGCCTATGGTGCTCGATGCAGACATTTTTTATTATAACGAATTAAAAGAAATTTTACCCAAATTAAGCTCGGCAGTTTTAACTCCTCACCCAAAAGAATTTTCCTCACTTTTAAATATCGCAAATCTTGGAAATTTAAGCATTGAAGAAATACAAAAAAAACGCTTTCCCTTAGCCTTAACTTTTTCAAAAAAATTCCCTAAACTTGTCCTCGTATTAAAGGGGGCTAATACCTTAATCGCTCATAACGGAAAAATATTTATCAACACGCTGGGCTCTCCGGCTCTTTCAAAGGCGGGCTCGGGCGATGTGCTCACAGGTCTTATATGTTCCCTCTTAGCCCAAGGGTACAGCCCCCTCGATGCCGCAATTACCGGAAGTCTCGCCCACAGCCTTGCTTCTCAAAATACAAAAGCAAGCTACAGCTTAACGGCAAGCAAGCTCATCAAAAATTTGGAAAAATTGGAAGGTGAGCAATTAGAAGAAAACAAAATAATCGGATCAGGTAAAATAAAATGAAGCAGTTTAAACTTATTTCGGATTATAAACCCTCAGGAGATCAGGGAGAAGCCATCAAGGCTCTTTCAGAAGGGATAATTGCAGGCGATAAATTTCAAACCCTTAAAGGAGTTACGGGCTCGGGGAAAACTTTTACGATGGCAAATATAATTCAAGCCGTGCAAAAACCGACCCTCATCATAAGCCACAACAAAACCTTGGCAGCCCAGCTGTACAGAGAATTTAAAACCTTTTTCCCGGAAAATGCCGTCGAATACTTTGTCTCTTATTACGACTACTATCAGCCCGAAGCCTATGTGCCTGCCCGCGACCTTTATATAGAAAAAGACGCTTCAATAAACGACGAGATTGACCGCCTCCGCCTTTCGGCAACTTTCAGCCTTATGGAAAGAAAGGACGTTATAGTCGTTTCTACAGTTTCATGTATTT
This genomic window contains:
- the coaD gene encoding pantetheine-phosphate adenylyltransferase, with translation MVKAVFAGSFDPPTFGHLNVIERAQKIFTEVHVVIAVNNNKNYLFSGEERKNMMEELTQKWDNVFVNTWNSLIVNYAEKIGANVLIRGVRNVSDFSYEFDLAVMNKGLNQKIETVFMVPDTKYFVLRSSSIKELAAFKGNLSGMVPPIVEKALNEKMDRI
- a CDS encoding type II toxin-antitoxin system Phd/YefM family antitoxin, which codes for MDTITYSDLRRNLKAYMDKVYNDYEPLIVSRKNSENVVLLPVREYNSLIETDYLLKNEANADHLLKSIEQHRAGKIQNR
- a CDS encoding ribonuclease catalytic domain-containing protein, yielding MNTNAIVLYKNRPALIKGQTDGKFEIETENGIKKVREKDFSLLAENNSASLKTVLAAACPAPDFMEAAEFFEEGAALFSEIAELVWEDLKPEQMWAAWLLVSASPLFIAESPDLPIKIRTKEEAEAIAAAAIKKETEKQAEEQERKDFINDLSKFIKEKKGETFDLKKYSHFLQEIEALALEKTDKSKLLNEAHLKETPESAHKILIRTGYWKIEKNPYPTRFKHPLNSPKLDLPPIEHNEKYEDLTHLTAYAIDNEGSTDPDDAVCFDGEHLWIHIANPADIITPDSKSDMDARKRGATLYIPEGVSRMLGESAVDAFALGLHPDSYALSFKLKLNEAAEILDVDILRTKIRVSCISFEKADEEKTSASLKPLFEIAEKNRKKREAAGAVSIDMPEVQIKVETENETQKVFINPYNFTESFLMIKEMMLLAGEAAARFAFKNNIPFQFVSQEAPELPKKLPDGLAGEYRKRKAMRPRNVGTIPAMHSALGIAMYSQITSPLRRYGDLVAHQQLLKFIDGKEVMKTDDLLMRIAAGDIAGKNCSYAERASRQHWTLIYLLQNPDWQGEAVILETIKNTARISIPSIGYETEMRLKKELSINERINVKAEDIDIPNLAVRFVQV
- a CDS encoding NAD(P)H-hydrate dehydratase: MQNVFYSLRELDKRAEEDFNLKNGILMENAARGSAEKIKNLFPLKKGEAKKTLQILCGSGDNGGDGLALARILADDFNLHVVLLKEPKSELCKLQHERLKALNIKTAKNILPESDFLFDAFLGTGLKGFLKDEDKKTIEKINKVKAFKIACDIPSGLNLDGEASPDAVVCNSTFSMGALKEAFYSDEAKDITGKIEVIDLGLPRSSYEQNERPDVFLLEKEDLKLPSRKKQNTHKGTFGHAGIIMGEKSGASLLAASAALEFGSGLVTLIGGNPERPKNLKADFMYDRKSEACKSGINKFTSLAIGQGLGRKNDELFSILKIKENRSMPMVLDADIFYYNELKEILPKLSSAVLTPHPKEFSSLLNIANLGNLSIEEIQKKRFPLALTFSKKFPKLVLVLKGANTLIAHNGKIFINTLGSPALSKAGSGDVLTGLICSLLAQGYSPLDAAITGSLAHSLASQNTKASYSLTASKLIKNLEKLEGEQLEENKIIGSGKIK